In a genomic window of Lepisosteus oculatus isolate fLepOcu1 chromosome 3, fLepOcu1.hap2, whole genome shotgun sequence:
- the fis1 gene encoding mitochondrial fission 1 protein, with translation MEAVVSEVVAPEDLLKFEKKYNAELVKGSVSKDTKFEYAWCLVRSKYTDDIRKGIGHLEELVLKCTKDDQRDYLFYLAVANYRLKEYEKGLKYIRTLLKKEPGNTQALELEKLIDKAMKKDGLVGMAIVGGIGLGVAGLAGLIGLAVAKTKS, from the exons AAGTTCGAGAAGAAGTACAATGCGGAGCTGGTGAAGGGCAGCGTGTCAAAGGACACCAAGTTCGAGTACGCCTGGTGCCTCGTCCGGAGCAAGTACACGGACGACATCAGGAAGGGCATCGGGCACCTGGAAG AGTTGGTTCTTAAGTGCACAAAGGATGACCAGAGAGACTACCTGTTTTACCTGGCAGTGGCAAACTACAGACTGAAG GAATACGAGAAGGGTCTGAAGTACATCCGCACGCTTCTGAAGAAGGAGCCAGGGAACACGCAGGCCCTGGAGCTGGAGAAGCTCATTGACAAAGCCATGAAGAAAG ACGGGCTGGTGGGCATGGCGATCGTCGGGGGAATCGGCCTAGGCGTGGCTGGGTTGGCGGGTCTCATCGGACTGGCTGTGGCCAAGACTAAGTCCTAA